In Mycobacteriales bacterium, the DNA window TTCAGTGTCGAAGACGTTGCTCCGGTCGGCCTCTTCCTCGACGGTGAGCAGGTCGAAGAGCGCGGTGCCTAGCGGGGCAGCGTTGAGCGCGGAGGCCACGTAACGGTTGCGGGGGCTGTGCCGCGAGCTGCCACTGCCGTGCGCGAACACGACGATGCCCAGGGAGCGGTCCGGGACGGTGAGGTGTCCGGCAAGCAGGACCTGCCCGGCGCGGACTTGGACTTCTTCGTCGCGGCCCGGTGGGTCCGCCACCAACGTCAGGCTGCGTTCGCTTCCCGAGCCCATCTCAGCGGCCGGTCCGTGCGCGGCACGTCGGAGTAGCTCGGCGACCTGCTCGTCGCTGGTCTGCGTGAAGTCGGCGTAGAACTGACCGACGGCGTAGAACTCGTCCGGACTGGACAGGCAGATCACGGTGTCCGCATCCGGCCGCAGTCGCTGCTCCACCCCTCGGGGTCCGACCGGCACGGCGAGGATGACCTCAACGGCGCCCCGGGCCCGGGCGACCTGACAGGCGGCGCGCGCCGTGGAGCCGGTGGCGATGCCGTCATCGACGATGATCACGGTTCGACCGGCCAACGGCACTGGCGGCCGGTCGCCGCGGAAACGTTCGGCGCGGCGTTGCACCTCGGCGCGTTCGCGCCGCTCGATCTCGGCAAGTTCCTGGTCGCTGACCTCAGCCAGACGGACGACGTCAGCGTTGATGACGCGGGCACCCGATTCGCCGACCGCGCCCATCCCGACCTCGGGTTGAAACGGCACGCCGAGCTTGCGGACCACAATCACGTCGAGCGGAGCGCCGAGGGCGCGTGCGACTTCGAACGCCACTGGCACCCCGCCCCGGGGCAAGCCGACGACGACCACATTCCGGCTGGCGTACGACGTGAGTGCTCGTGCCAGATGACGCCCGGCGTCTACTCGGTCGGCGAAGCGCATCGCAACCTCCCGCGGCGGGCCCAGACCTTGAGTGCATCTCGCGTGAGCCGGCCAAGGAAGGGCCGAAGGTCACCAGCATCTGCGGCTCCGTCGGTGTCGGCCGGTCGGGACGGAGGACCTTCGGCCCTTCCGCATTGAGGGTCGAGATGAGTGTGCTGGTCGATGTGAACATCGGTCTGATCGCGCCGCCGTGGATCCCAGTCCCGCCACCGTCGTACGGCGGGACAGAGGTGGTGGTCGACAACCTGGCCCGAGGGCTGGCAGCGCGCGGTCACCATGTCCGGCTGTTCACGGTCGGCGCATCGACGTGCCCGGTGCCTCGGTCGTGGCTGTTCGATGAGCCCGTGACCCCGATGGGGGAGACGGTGCCGGAGGCCGCCCATGTGCTTGCCGCCTACGACGCGCTGACCGACCTCGACATCATCCACGATCACACGGTCGCCGGTCCGCTGTCCTGGGCTCGGACCCATCGCGGACCAGTGATCGTCGCCACCAACCACGGCGAGTTCACACCAGCACTGCGCGCGATCTACACAGCAACCGCGCGGCGGGTGGCTCTCATTGCGATCTCTCATTCGCAACGCGACAGCGCGCCAGAGGTTCCGGTCGCTGCGGTCATCCATCACGGCCTCGACCTCGACGCGTACAGCTTCGGACCAGGTGGCGGTGGCTACCTGTTGTTTGTCGGGCGGATGAGCCCGGACAAGGGCGTCCATCGGGCGATCCGCCTGGCCCGCCGGATGGGTCGCCAGCTGGTGGTCGTGTCGAAGATGTGGGAGTCGGCCGAACGCACATACTTCGAGCGGCACGTGGGGCCCTTGCTCGGAGCTGACATCGACTTGCGTCTGCACGCGACCCTGACCGAACGCGTCGAACTGCTCCGCCACGCCGACGCCCTGGTCAACCCGATCAGCTGGCCGGAACCGTTCGGGCTCGTCATGGCCGAAGCCCTTGCGTGCGGCACACCGGTCCTGGCCGCCCCCTTCGGCGCGACCCCGGAGATCGTCGACCACGGTCGCACCGGATTCGTGTCCGCCGACGAGGCGGAGTTGGCCCGCGCCCCGATCGACCTCATCGACCGGCGATCATGCCGGGATGCTGCCAAGCGGCGTTTTTCCCTGGACCGAATGGCACGGGACCACGAACGCCTCTATGAGCAGTTGCTCGACGAGTGTGTGGATGGTGTGACCGTCAGGAGCGGGGTCCGGGTCAACACCGCGACACGCGACGCCCCGAACAACGGTCGGCCAGCGGTTGTTCGTTAGAACCGGAGTGTCGCGCCGACTCCGCCGACCAGTGTCATCTCGTCAGGTTCGAGTACGACGACGTCGCTGTCTTCCGCGATCGCGGCGGCGACGAGAGCATCCACGAGCTCGTCAGCAGTCTTCATCAGCGGTGATCGCCGGTGCGCCTGGCTCAGTCGGGAGCATGCGTCGAGCCGGCGTTGCGCTTGTCGGTGAGAACACGTACGGAATCGGGGAGTCCGCTGATACGGACACCGTTGTCGTCGACGTCGAGGCGTGCCCGCGCGGACCCGATCGCCCATCGTTCGACCGACAGGGGGAGAAATTCCGGCGGCAGCTTGGCCGACACGGCGAGCTCACCGGCCGGCATTCTTGCGCTGAAGTCCAGCAGGCTTCGCAGTAGGAACAGCGGGGTGGCTGCGGCCCAGGCCTGGGGTGAGCACGAGGTCGGATACGGCAGTGGGGCGTCGAACTCGGTGCGGTCGAATCCGCACCAGAGCTCGGGCAGTCGGAATCCGAAGGCGGCCGCCGCATCGAGCAGCGCCAGACTCA includes these proteins:
- a CDS encoding phosphoribosyltransferase, whose product is MRFADRVDAGRHLARALTSYASRNVVVVGLPRGGVPVAFEVARALGAPLDVIVVRKLGVPFQPEVGMGAVGESGARVINADVVRLAEVSDQELAEIERRERAEVQRRAERFRGDRPPVPLAGRTVIIVDDGIATGSTARAACQVARARGAVEVILAVPVGPRGVEQRLRPDADTVICLSSPDEFYAVGQFYADFTQTSDEQVAELLRRAAHGPAAEMGSGSERSLTLVADPPGRDEEVQVRAGQVLLAGHLTVPDRSLGIVVFAHGSGSSRHSPRNRYVASALNAAPLGTALFDLLTVEEEADRSNVFDTELLAGRLLDVTSWLHHQPGTEGLPVGYFGASTGAGAALWAAADPDNDVAAIVSRGGRPDLAGPRLGLVRAPTLLIVGGRDDVVIDLNRAAQMRLRCPNRLSIVPGATHLFEEPGALDDIARLAGSWFAAHLAQVPARTR
- a CDS encoding glycosyltransferase family 4 protein, with translation MSVLVDVNIGLIAPPWIPVPPPSYGGTEVVVDNLARGLAARGHHVRLFTVGASTCPVPRSWLFDEPVTPMGETVPEAAHVLAAYDALTDLDIIHDHTVAGPLSWARTHRGPVIVATNHGEFTPALRAIYTATARRVALIAISHSQRDSAPEVPVAAVIHHGLDLDAYSFGPGGGGYLLFVGRMSPDKGVHRAIRLARRMGRQLVVVSKMWESAERTYFERHVGPLLGADIDLRLHATLTERVELLRHADALVNPISWPEPFGLVMAEALACGTPVLAAPFGATPEIVDHGRTGFVSADEAELARAPIDLIDRRSCRDAAKRRFSLDRMARDHERLYEQLLDECVDGVTVRSGVRVNTATRDAPNNGRPAVVR